A genome region from Kosmotoga arenicorallina S304 includes the following:
- the uvrB gene encoding excinuclease ABC subunit UvrB gives MQFRLNLPFEPSGDQPEAIEKLVKGLNNGFRFQTLLGVTGSGKTFTMASVVAKTQRPALVISPNKTLVAQLYREFKTFFPENKVELFISYYDYYQPEAYIPTKDLYIEKDAQINDLLARMRISALKSVLTRKDVIVVASVSAIYASGDPRDFQELNIKLEKGQRINRKELSLKLSSLQYNRSEDTSAGGVFHLKGETIEIFPPYEDFGIKLYLFDDEIERITYFDPLNRNTIEEIDKIVIYPAKEFVTTEEKISRSIKNIERELRLQIDLLEKSGKYLEAQRLKQRTLYDIEMLETLGYCSGIENYSRFFDGRNPGDPPFTLLDYFDKNEFIVFIDESHIAVPQLRAMYRGDFSRKKNLVEYGFRLPSAFDNRPLRFEEFLEKTGQVIFVSATPADYEISVSSQVADQVIRPTGLIDPEVVVKPTENQVDDFIEEMRKVKERNERALVTVLTKKAAEMLSSYLNEMGIKSEYLHSELDAVERVEVLRKLREGFVDVVVGVNLLREGLDLPEVSLVAIMDADREGFLRSETTLIQTIGRAARNINGRVLLYADRITNSMKRAIDETNRRRLKQLIYNKEHGITPESIIKPLYKNIFEEASSQNEKEEIAKNTYLEGIMALKENLEIDDYVALLEEEMLRAASELRYEDAAVLRDEIYNAKRKGETKK, from the coding sequence ATGCAATTTCGACTCAATTTGCCCTTTGAGCCCAGCGGTGATCAACCGGAAGCCATAGAGAAACTGGTAAAAGGACTTAATAACGGTTTCAGATTCCAAACACTTCTCGGTGTCACCGGCTCAGGAAAAACTTTCACTATGGCTAGCGTAGTAGCAAAAACACAACGGCCAGCATTGGTAATATCACCTAATAAAACTCTTGTTGCCCAGCTTTATAGAGAGTTCAAAACATTTTTTCCGGAAAACAAAGTGGAACTATTTATAAGCTATTATGATTATTACCAGCCCGAGGCCTATATCCCTACAAAAGACCTATACATCGAAAAAGATGCTCAAATAAACGATCTTCTTGCCAGAATGAGGATATCTGCCTTAAAATCAGTCTTAACCCGAAAAGATGTTATAGTTGTTGCCAGTGTTTCGGCGATTTATGCAAGTGGTGACCCGAGAGATTTCCAGGAACTAAATATAAAGCTTGAAAAAGGTCAGAGGATAAATAGAAAGGAACTTTCTCTTAAGCTCTCATCATTGCAATACAATCGCTCAGAAGATACTTCTGCCGGTGGTGTTTTTCACCTGAAGGGTGAAACGATTGAGATATTTCCTCCATATGAAGATTTCGGAATTAAGTTATATCTCTTTGATGATGAAATAGAACGGATAACTTATTTTGACCCGTTGAACAGAAATACTATTGAAGAAATTGACAAAATTGTCATCTACCCGGCAAAGGAGTTTGTAACTACTGAAGAAAAGATTTCACGGTCAATCAAGAACATTGAAAGAGAACTTCGTTTACAGATAGACCTTCTGGAAAAAAGCGGAAAATACCTGGAAGCTCAAAGATTGAAGCAAAGAACGCTATATGATATCGAAATGTTGGAAACTCTTGGATATTGCAGCGGGATTGAAAACTATTCACGCTTTTTTGACGGTAGAAATCCTGGAGATCCTCCCTTTACCCTTCTTGATTACTTTGATAAAAATGAGTTTATAGTATTTATTGATGAATCCCATATTGCTGTACCCCAGCTCAGAGCGATGTATAGAGGAGACTTTTCAAGAAAGAAAAATCTTGTTGAGTATGGGTTTCGGCTTCCCTCAGCATTTGATAACAGGCCTCTAAGATTTGAGGAATTTTTAGAAAAAACCGGGCAGGTTATCTTTGTTTCTGCAACCCCAGCTGATTATGAGATTTCCGTTTCTTCTCAGGTAGCAGATCAAGTAATTCGTCCCACCGGTCTTATAGATCCTGAAGTTGTTGTTAAACCAACTGAGAATCAGGTAGATGATTTCATCGAAGAAATGAGGAAAGTAAAGGAACGAAACGAAAGAGCCCTTGTAACAGTATTGACCAAGAAAGCTGCTGAAATGCTAAGCAGTTACCTCAATGAAATGGGAATAAAATCTGAATACCTCCACTCTGAATTGGATGCGGTTGAAAGGGTGGAAGTGCTCAGAAAATTAAGAGAAGGGTTTGTCGATGTTGTGGTTGGTGTTAACCTTCTAAGGGAAGGGCTTGACCTTCCCGAAGTTTCTCTTGTTGCTATTATGGACGCTGATAGAGAAGGGTTTTTGCGTTCCGAAACAACATTGATTCAGACTATTGGTAGAGCCGCTCGAAATATAAATGGTAGAGTATTGCTCTATGCGGATAGAATAACGAATTCAATGAAACGGGCTATTGACGAAACAAACAGGAGAAGACTTAAGCAGCTTATATACAATAAAGAGCATGGCATAACACCTGAAAGCATCATCAAGCCCTTGTATAAAAATATATTCGAAGAGGCAAGTTCTCAAAATGAAAAGGAAGAAATTGCCAAAAACACATATCTTGAGGGTATAATGGCTTTAAAGGAAAATCTTGAAATCGATGACTATGTTGCCCTTCTTGAAGAAGAAATGCTTAGAGCGGCAAGTGAGCTAAGATATGAAGACGCAGCGGTTTTGCGAGACGAAATTTACAATGCCAAAAGAAAAGGTGAGACAAAAAAATGA
- the smpB gene encoding SsrA-binding protein SmpB — translation MKIVSTNKKARFQYHLLETFEAGIQLLGTEVKSLRQGSASLSEAFCKFENGELYLINANISQYSHGSHWNHDPLRKRKLLLHKKELLRISQKVREKGLTIIPTKIYFNKRGIAKVEIALAKGKRLYDKREDIAKRDLERRLKRKLDI, via the coding sequence ATGAAGATCGTATCCACAAACAAAAAGGCAAGATTCCAATACCACCTGCTTGAAACCTTTGAAGCAGGCATTCAACTTCTCGGTACTGAAGTGAAATCACTTAGGCAAGGCTCTGCATCTCTGAGTGAGGCATTTTGTAAATTTGAAAATGGTGAACTGTACTTGATCAATGCAAACATTAGTCAGTATAGCCATGGCAGCCATTGGAACCATGATCCTTTGCGGAAAAGAAAGCTGCTGCTTCATAAAAAGGAGCTCTTAAGAATAAGCCAGAAAGTCAGGGAAAAGGGACTTACAATTATTCCAACAAAGATTTATTTCAACAAACGCGGTATTGCCAAGGTGGAAATTGCTCTGGCTAAAGGAAAGCGACTTTACGATAAAAGGGAAGACATCGCAAAGCGTGACCTGGAAAGAAGACTGAAGCGAAAGCTTGACATATAA
- the rpsO gene encoding 30S ribosomal protein S15 yields MGVDREQIVKEFQIHEKDTGSVEIQIAILTARIKHIAEHLKTHPKDFHSRRGLLKMVGRRRKMLRYLKNNKPEIYKELIAKLGIRG; encoded by the coding sequence ATGGGAGTAGACAGAGAACAAATAGTTAAGGAATTTCAGATTCACGAAAAAGATACAGGTTCAGTAGAAATCCAGATAGCCATTTTGACTGCCAGGATCAAACACATAGCTGAACATCTTAAAACTCATCCCAAGGATTTCCATTCACGAAGAGGATTATTAAAGATGGTTGGCAGAAGAAGAAAGATGCTCAGATATCTAAAAAACAACAAGCCTGAGATTTATAAGGAACTCATAGCTAAACTTGGAATTCGTGGTTAA
- a CDS encoding polyribonucleotide nucleotidyltransferase, whose amino-acid sequence MNDFKTWEKELFGRKLIVEHGKMAKQAHGACFVKFGDSAILATVDGNEESNEGADFLPLTVEYQEKFYAAGKIPGGFIKREGRPSENAVLSARLIDRPIRPLFPDGMTNEVQVIVTVLSADPDTPPDTMGIFASSLALNISPIPFEGVVAGVRVGYIDGEYVIFPTVEQLEKSMLDIVVAGTKDAVTMVEGEAKEVSEEIMLGALNAAHTAIRELVKFQEEILSEFDIEKWEILVPQPIDGFVEAFSEMLDDKEIARIMLSTPGKKAKDRALKEYRNEKIEAFKEQYAEKWSDEEMELNEKFLKAHFDERLKHVMRRSVIENDTRMDGRKHNEIRPITCELDILPRTHGSALFTRGETQSLGTVTLGAPIDEQVVDTLFEEGSKTFMLHYNFPPFSTGEVKRLRGPGRREIGHGHLAERALKFVIPKEEEFPYTIRVVSEILESNGSSSMATVCSGSLALMAAGVPIKKHVAGVAMGMIQEEDKTVVLTDILGNEDHMGDMDFKVTGTRDGITAFQMDVKVAGVSEEIMLKALQQAREARRKILDLMYETIREPRKEVSRHAPVIKVFNIPYDKIGELIGPGGRVIKKLSSDYEAKIFIDDEKAQVKIIGDNPEKINRLIKIIDIMLKEIEKGQVFEGIISRVEPYGIFVELAPGKVGLLHSSKLGENLKEFLKTNGVGSPVKVEVTAIDNMGRIQLKRFGVEVKEDDRPRKPSRNPGRSNQNRRYRKD is encoded by the coding sequence ATGAACGATTTTAAAACATGGGAAAAAGAATTGTTTGGCCGAAAACTCATAGTGGAACATGGAAAAATGGCTAAACAAGCTCATGGAGCTTGTTTTGTGAAATTTGGCGATTCCGCGATTCTTGCCACAGTTGATGGAAATGAAGAATCCAATGAAGGTGCAGATTTTCTTCCTTTGACGGTTGAATATCAGGAAAAATTCTACGCTGCAGGCAAAATTCCGGGTGGATTTATCAAAAGGGAAGGTAGGCCAAGCGAGAATGCCGTTCTGTCAGCAAGGCTTATTGACAGACCCATAAGGCCTTTGTTCCCTGATGGTATGACAAATGAGGTTCAGGTTATAGTAACCGTGCTATCTGCGGATCCGGATACACCACCAGATACCATGGGAATATTCGCAAGCTCGCTTGCATTAAATATCTCCCCAATTCCTTTTGAAGGTGTGGTTGCAGGTGTAAGAGTGGGTTACATCGATGGTGAATATGTTATTTTCCCCACCGTTGAACAACTTGAAAAGAGCATGCTGGATATTGTTGTTGCCGGAACAAAAGATGCCGTTACCATGGTTGAAGGGGAGGCGAAGGAAGTATCAGAAGAAATTATGCTTGGCGCTCTAAATGCTGCACATACAGCCATTAGAGAGCTTGTCAAATTTCAGGAAGAAATCCTATCTGAATTTGATATAGAAAAATGGGAAATTCTTGTCCCGCAGCCAATTGATGGATTTGTCGAAGCCTTTTCTGAAATGTTAGATGACAAAGAGATTGCCAGAATCATGCTCTCAACACCCGGCAAAAAAGCAAAAGACAGGGCACTCAAAGAATACAGAAACGAAAAAATCGAAGCCTTTAAAGAGCAATACGCAGAAAAATGGTCTGATGAAGAAATGGAATTAAACGAGAAGTTCTTGAAAGCTCATTTCGATGAACGCTTGAAGCATGTTATGAGACGCTCAGTTATTGAAAATGATACACGCATGGATGGAAGAAAGCATAATGAAATACGCCCTATAACCTGCGAACTGGATATTTTGCCAAGAACCCACGGCTCAGCCCTTTTTACAAGGGGAGAAACACAGAGCCTCGGAACAGTCACTCTAGGAGCTCCTATTGATGAGCAGGTTGTTGACACACTTTTTGAAGAAGGTTCAAAAACTTTTATGCTTCACTACAATTTTCCTCCCTTCAGCACAGGCGAGGTAAAAAGGCTAAGGGGACCCGGAAGAAGGGAAATCGGTCATGGTCACCTTGCCGAAAGAGCTCTCAAATTCGTCATTCCAAAGGAAGAGGAATTCCCTTACACAATCAGGGTAGTTTCTGAAATCCTGGAATCTAATGGCTCTTCCTCTATGGCAACAGTTTGTTCTGGCTCCCTTGCACTTATGGCAGCGGGTGTACCCATAAAGAAACACGTTGCTGGTGTGGCTATGGGAATGATTCAAGAAGAAGATAAAACAGTCGTTCTAACAGATATTCTTGGAAACGAAGACCATATGGGCGACATGGACTTCAAAGTTACTGGAACCCGTGATGGAATCACAGCTTTCCAGATGGATGTTAAAGTTGCCGGGGTTTCAGAAGAAATAATGCTTAAAGCACTCCAGCAAGCTCGTGAGGCCAGAAGAAAAATCCTGGATCTTATGTATGAAACAATTCGCGAACCAAGAAAGGAAGTTTCTCGCCATGCTCCAGTCATAAAAGTCTTTAACATCCCATATGACAAAATCGGAGAACTCATAGGTCCCGGTGGCAGAGTTATCAAGAAATTGAGCAGCGATTATGAAGCGAAGATTTTCATTGATGACGAAAAGGCTCAAGTAAAGATCATTGGTGATAATCCAGAAAAGATAAACAGGCTTATAAAAATAATTGATATCATGCTCAAGGAAATCGAAAAAGGACAGGTCTTTGAAGGAATTATATCCCGTGTTGAGCCTTATGGCATCTTTGTAGAGTTAGCACCTGGTAAAGTTGGATTGCTTCACTCTTCTAAACTTGGTGAAAACCTGAAGGAATTTTTAAAGACTAATGGTGTAGGATCTCCCGTAAAGGTAGAAGTTACAGCAATAGACAACATGGGAAGAATCCAATTAAAGCGGTTTGGTGTTGAAGTAAAAGAAGATGACCGCCCCAGAAAACCTTCAAGAAATCCCGGAAGATCAAACCAAAACAGAAGATATCGTAAAGACTAA
- a CDS encoding M16 family metallopeptidase, translating into MQRILKTTDITLKKLNNGAMIVGEKKRETRTVSLAFAFKVGSINENEKNNGISHFIEHALFKGTNNRSSYDIKEPIERVGGTLNAYTGRISTVYFAQVPYTHAQNTIEILYDMVRNPSFSEHEISTEKKVILEEIAESYDDPVDLIYNKTLLKIWDKHYGKPVLGTTESVSTLNHISLSNYYNAHYTSNRLIFAVAGNYNNDFLEKAEALLQSFPQARELPAPIAGSMKTIKEPIVERKKDLKQVHLLLSIKAPSRKDKDFEAFKIFNVLLGSGMSSILFHNIREKHGMVYSIGSEYIAYENFGTLFIYASTTPNNLQKLMDLLKIELKRIVNAGITNEEFRYGKERLKGKLMMATEGTLPILSRQLDSVMTLGVAESTDDHIARIDKQDFVNTNEVIRNYLTSHWNTSLLVPETFELSFDANFNIY; encoded by the coding sequence ATGCAGCGAATATTGAAAACAACGGATATTACACTGAAGAAACTAAACAATGGTGCTATGATTGTAGGCGAGAAAAAGAGAGAGACTCGTACGGTCTCTCTCGCTTTTGCCTTTAAGGTTGGCTCTATAAACGAAAACGAAAAAAACAATGGAATCTCGCACTTTATTGAACATGCTCTTTTCAAAGGCACTAATAATCGTTCATCATACGATATTAAGGAACCCATTGAACGTGTAGGCGGAACTCTGAATGCTTATACGGGAAGGATTTCCACAGTATATTTCGCACAGGTTCCCTACACTCATGCGCAAAACACCATTGAAATTCTCTACGACATGGTGAGAAACCCCTCTTTTTCAGAACATGAAATCTCGACAGAGAAAAAGGTTATCCTTGAAGAAATAGCGGAATCATATGACGACCCGGTAGATTTGATTTACAATAAAACCCTTCTGAAAATATGGGATAAACACTATGGGAAGCCCGTTCTTGGAACAACGGAATCCGTTTCTACATTGAACCACATATCTCTGTCTAATTACTACAATGCTCATTACACATCAAACAGATTGATTTTTGCTGTCGCCGGTAATTATAACAACGATTTTCTCGAAAAAGCAGAGGCTTTGCTTCAGTCATTTCCACAGGCTCGCGAATTACCTGCTCCCATTGCAGGATCTATGAAAACAATCAAAGAGCCTATCGTTGAACGAAAAAAAGATCTCAAACAAGTGCATTTGCTCCTCTCAATCAAAGCTCCGTCTAGAAAAGATAAGGATTTTGAAGCTTTTAAGATTTTCAATGTATTGCTTGGAAGTGGTATGAGTTCAATACTATTCCATAACATCAGGGAAAAACATGGTATGGTATACAGTATTGGTTCTGAATACATTGCTTATGAAAATTTTGGAACTCTATTCATCTATGCTTCTACAACTCCGAATAATCTTCAAAAGCTAATGGACCTTTTGAAAATAGAGCTTAAAAGAATAGTGAACGCTGGAATCACCAATGAGGAATTCCGTTATGGCAAGGAAAGATTGAAAGGAAAACTCATGATGGCCACAGAAGGCACATTGCCTATCCTCAGCCGCCAGCTTGATAGCGTAATGACATTGGGAGTTGCCGAAAGCACCGATGACCACATAGCAAGAATTGATAAACAGGATTTTGTGAACACAAATGAAGTAATTCGCAATTATCTCACTTCACACTGGAACACATCTCTTTTAGTTCCAGAAACCTTTGAACTATCATTTGATGCGAATTTTAATATCTACTAA